From Woronichinia naegeliana WA131, the proteins below share one genomic window:
- a CDS encoding mechanosensitive ion channel family protein: protein MSSPAQPSLSPSTTRFTLGQSSPRIFSVGDIEFASVHLDGFALFQIASPHFSPSEAELNDNLSPIQRRVQRIEANLYHLVNLGFDPKTLDVRPSILNNLTVIVASDNADLAQQVILTVTEIDAQIDPSSVEELAQRWSQIIHTALIEAQQTRQPEARKRQILTVTAIALGMVLLSVLLMRSQKFLKKRFRTFQKKLKEEIASVSDRPSQGESLNGNLFPQPQTLLAAFRKQANLQQKLTLNIWLRRLERIGLLSIWFGGITMILYVFPETRLGGRSLLLIPLRIFIIWLVLTFMSLLVNFYVNYKLQEWVEEADLFSENYQRRLLRVPTLLDVSRGMISFSCWCLGIIWFLAWKGAFPSSLLTGAGLIGAALTFAFQNLLKDWINGILIITEDQYAVGDMLEFQGFIGIVENMSLRATQIRLGTDGRLITIPHNQILVAHNLSKDWSRVNFMIEVAYDTEVNSAIALMGEVAQKMAVDPQWQEDILEPVSVIGVNQVSHAGIELMMRITVKRLRQWDVEREFRRRLKLTFDEQGIQIGIPKQTLSFSDPDLKEKFPPTDAIAD from the coding sequence ATGTCATCACCTGCCCAGCCTTCTCTTTCTCCTTCAACAACCCGTTTTACTTTGGGGCAATCCAGTCCCCGAATTTTTTCCGTAGGGGACATTGAATTTGCCTCTGTGCATTTAGATGGATTTGCTTTATTTCAGATTGCTTCTCCACACTTTTCTCCCTCAGAAGCAGAGCTAAATGATAATTTATCGCCCATTCAAAGACGAGTTCAACGGATTGAAGCGAATCTCTATCATTTGGTTAATCTAGGCTTCGATCCCAAGACCCTAGATGTTAGGCCGTCTATTCTGAATAACTTAACGGTGATTGTTGCTTCTGATAACGCGGATTTAGCCCAGCAGGTTATTCTCACGGTGACTGAAATCGATGCCCAAATTGATCCGTCTTCGGTGGAGGAGTTGGCGCAAAGATGGAGTCAAATTATTCATACCGCCTTGATTGAAGCTCAACAAACTCGTCAGCCCGAAGCTCGCAAACGTCAAATTCTTACGGTGACAGCGATCGCCTTGGGCATGGTTTTACTCAGTGTATTATTAATGCGATCGCAAAAGTTCTTGAAAAAACGTTTTCGTACTTTTCAAAAAAAACTAAAGGAAGAAATTGCATCGGTATCAGATCGTCCATCCCAGGGAGAAAGCTTGAATGGCAATCTATTCCCCCAACCCCAGACTCTTTTGGCCGCTTTTCGCAAACAAGCCAACCTCCAGCAAAAGTTAACACTGAATATTTGGCTCAGAAGACTCGAACGCATAGGGCTATTGTCCATTTGGTTTGGGGGAATAACGATGATTTTGTATGTATTTCCCGAAACTCGCTTAGGAGGACGGAGTTTATTATTGATTCCGTTACGAATTTTTATTATTTGGCTAGTTTTAACTTTTATGAGCCTTTTAGTCAATTTTTATGTCAATTACAAATTGCAAGAATGGGTTGAAGAAGCCGATCTTTTTTCCGAGAACTACCAACGACGACTCCTGCGAGTTCCTACCCTATTAGACGTTTCACGAGGAATGATTAGCTTTTCGTGCTGGTGTCTCGGAATTATCTGGTTTTTGGCTTGGAAGGGGGCTTTTCCCAGTTCTTTGCTGACAGGAGCGGGTTTAATTGGTGCGGCTCTGACTTTCGCATTTCAGAATTTATTAAAAGATTGGATCAATGGCATTCTCATTATTACGGAAGATCAATATGCGGTCGGTGATATGTTGGAATTTCAAGGATTCATAGGAATAGTGGAGAATATGAGTCTGCGAGCGACCCAAATTCGCCTTGGCACGGACGGACGCTTGATTACGATTCCCCACAACCAAATACTTGTCGCCCACAATCTCAGTAAAGATTGGTCGCGGGTCAATTTCATGATTGAAGTTGCCTATGATACCGAAGTCAATTCTGCGATCGCGTTAATGGGAGAAGTTGCCCAAAAAATGGCAGTTGATCCCCAATGGCAAGAAGATATTTTAGAACCCGTTAGCGTTATTGGGGTAAACCAGGTTTCCCATGCAGGGATTGAATTAATGATGCGAATTACGGTTAAAAGACTGCGCCAATGGGACGTAGAAAGAGAATTCCGCCGTCGTCTTAAGTTAACCTTTGATGAGCAGGGGATTCAAATCGGTATTCCCAAACAAACGCTTTCTTTCTCCGATCCCGACCTGAAAGAGAAATTTCCCCCAACGGATGCGATCGCGGATTAA
- a CDS encoding DUF29 domain-containing protein has translation MTTSLYEQDILLWVEDTVNKLKNGDFKNLDIDNLIEEVESLGISQKKELISRLMVLLEHLLKRLYVDLPDDYNGWERTIRNQRNALELLLREAPSLKTRWDDSFIVAWEIALKTVRKEYRQVSFPDHCPYSQSVETTLNEDFWEEN, from the coding sequence ATGACAACTTCACTCTATGAGCAAGACATCTTACTGTGGGTAGAAGATACCGTCAACAAACTCAAAAACGGTGACTTTAAAAACCTAGATATTGACAATTTAATTGAGGAGGTAGAATCCTTGGGGATTTCTCAAAAAAAGGAATTAATATCTCGTCTAATGGTTTTGTTAGAGCATTTATTAAAACGTCTTTATGTTGATCTTCCCGATGACTATAATGGTTGGGAACGTACTATTCGCAACCAACGTAATGCTTTAGAACTTTTACTCAGAGAGGCACCGAGTCTGAAAACAAGATGGGACGATAGCTTTATTGTTGCTTGGGAAATAGCATTAAAAACAGTTCGCAAAGAATATCGTCAGGTTTCTTTTCCCGATCACTGTCCCTATTCTCAGAGTGTAGAAACAACTTTAAATGAAGATTTTTGGGAAGAAAATTAA
- a CDS encoding DUF3782 domain-containing protein, with translation MTTTADDVWRLLAELTTAQKETERRFQETERLLKEQSQETDRLLREQSQETDRRIREVNKQIGDLGGKWGRFVENMVAPACETLFLKRGIPVHQVSQRMKKRLNGQTLEIDVLVTNENHVLVVEVKSSLGVNDVKDLMDDLRRFREFFPEYAQKQLYGAVAGIEIEEGADKYAYRQGLFVLAQAGEAVSILNNPDFEPRNW, from the coding sequence ATGACAACAACTGCTGATGATGTGTGGCGATTACTCGCCGAATTAACCACCGCCCAAAAAGAAACAGAACGACGTTTTCAAGAAACAGAACGTCTATTAAAGGAACAATCTCAAGAAACTGACCGCCTACTCAGGGAACAATCCCAGGAAACAGATCGCAGAATCCGCGAGGTTAACAAACAAATTGGCGATCTCGGAGGCAAATGGGGGCGTTTTGTGGAAAATATGGTTGCTCCTGCCTGTGAGACTCTCTTTTTAAAGCGAGGAATTCCCGTTCATCAAGTCAGTCAACGGATGAAAAAACGCTTGAATGGACAAACCCTAGAAATTGATGTGCTTGTAACCAATGAAAATCATGTTTTAGTGGTGGAAGTGAAAAGTAGTTTGGGCGTTAATGATGTCAAAGATTTAATGGATGATCTCAGGCGATTTCGAGAATTTTTCCCTGAATATGCCCAGAAGCAACTATATGGAGCCGTTGCAGGCATTGAGATTGAAGAAGGAGCAGATAAATATGCCTATCGTCAAGGTTTATTTGTTTTAGCTCAGGCGGGGGAGGCTGTTTCGATTTTAAATAATCCCGATTTTGAGCCTAGAAATTGGTAA
- a CDS encoding transposase encodes MIVREAKLLNGAKEQYQSLDEAIRTAQFIRNKAVRYWMDNQGVGKADLYVLCKELAKEFPFAKKLNSAARQASAERAWASISSFYSRCRKGEKKKGYPQFKKHCRSVEYKVSGWKLSDDCMKIAFTDGFNAGSFSLYCNKETREDLFRLKINRVRVVRRADGYYAQFCFDADRKEQGEYTGNVVGLDLGLKYFTKDQNDNAVIYPQFLRKSERKLKKAQKRLSKKFVKGAKPQSNNYDKARKRLGKTHLKIQRQRKDWAIKQARNVVASNDVVVYEDLKVSNMVKNHHLAKSISDASWYQFTQWLDYYGKIWDKAVVAVSPHYTSQDCSNCGHRARKSLSTRTHSCPNCGIEICRDTNAAINILKKGMGILGMEWQNSTFGQKESASEEGKHRERTISIIEGKPTIVSGSL; translated from the coding sequence ATGATAGTCAGAGAAGCCAAACTACTGAACGGAGCAAAAGAGCAATACCAATCTCTTGATGAAGCTATCCGTACCGCGCAATTTATCAGGAATAAAGCGGTCAGGTATTGGATGGATAATCAAGGGGTAGGTAAAGCCGATTTGTATGTGCTATGCAAAGAATTAGCCAAGGAATTTCCTTTTGCGAAAAAGTTAAATTCGGCGGCTCGTCAAGCTAGTGCGGAACGTGCTTGGGCTTCTATCTCTAGCTTCTACAGTCGTTGTAGAAAAGGAGAAAAGAAAAAAGGCTATCCCCAGTTTAAAAAACATTGTCGCTCTGTAGAATATAAAGTCTCAGGATGGAAACTATCTGATGATTGCATGAAAATTGCTTTCACTGATGGTTTTAATGCTGGCTCCTTTTCCCTATATTGCAACAAAGAAACGAGAGAAGACCTGTTTCGGCTAAAGATTAATCGGGTTCGAGTGGTGAGAAGAGCAGATGGGTATTATGCTCAGTTCTGCTTTGACGCTGACCGCAAAGAACAAGGGGAATATACCGGTAATGTTGTTGGTTTGGATTTGGGATTAAAATATTTCACCAAAGACCAAAACGATAATGCCGTAATCTATCCCCAGTTCTTAAGAAAATCTGAGCGTAAACTAAAAAAGGCTCAGAAACGATTAAGCAAAAAATTCGTGAAAGGGGCTAAACCCCAATCCAATAACTACGATAAAGCACGAAAAAGACTGGGTAAAACCCATCTTAAAATTCAACGCCAACGGAAAGATTGGGCAATTAAGCAAGCCCGAAACGTGGTGGCATCTAACGATGTCGTGGTGTATGAAGATTTAAAGGTGTCGAATATGGTCAAGAATCATCACTTGGCTAAGTCAATTTCTGATGCTAGTTGGTATCAATTCACCCAGTGGTTAGACTACTACGGGAAAATCTGGGACAAGGCAGTGGTGGCGGTTTCACCTCACTACACTTCTCAAGATTGTTCTAATTGTGGGCATCGGGCGAGAAAGTCGTTAAGTACCAGAACTCATTCTTGTCCCAATTGTGGAATAGAAATTTGTCGTGATACAAATGCGGCAATTAACATCCTTAAAAAGGGAATGGGAATTCTGGGAATGGAATGGCAAAACAGTACCTTTGGGCAAAAGGAATCTGCCTCGGAAGAGGGAAAGCATAGGGAGAGAACCATCTCTATCATTGAAGGGAAACCAACAATCGTAAGTGGATCTCTGTGA